A region from the Drosophila ananassae strain 14024-0371.13 chromosome 2L, ASM1763931v2, whole genome shotgun sequence genome encodes:
- the LOC6499271 gene encoding uncharacterized protein LOC6499271, giving the protein MEANIYDDCWELVQSFQRLVNEGEKCEFDVFCRCWLELNMQHLYTAQSNNIEIVATTIAALHVAKQLACSRRTNGDFFKATRCLRVAGFYLLYVIYNKQPTHQFVKIEVAQRTWQELTDYVLLLRQESPDKLDTQQVAYMFWRLVNEQAFRFTALDYSLGLDDLVDYKRLESKMGAKQQKKNDVLLKQQRPNSVSLIYELEGFRTLHLATEPFCDLETAYNERKKRLAGQELALPPTKIFGQLREVFGDIQKLLGEESDKEQKELDEQPMSSKNQLEVRQQVRYKALYGKEQSEESRQDEGEVELEAPEAYQRRMSSATVFQHPLPEEVEREYMINDSTEDCEENEAEEDLSIIENNEQNEAEKLLRMLEEEDFIIESESEN; this is encoded by the coding sequence ATGGAGGCTAATATCTACGACGATTGCTGGGAGCTCGTGCAGAGTTTCCAGCGACTGGTGAACGAAGGTGAGAAATGCGAATTCGACGTGTTTTGCCGTTGCTGGCTGGAATTAAATATGCAGCACCTGTACACTGCACAGTCCAACAACATAGAGATTGTGGCCACCACCATAGCGGCTCTGCACGTAGCCAAGCAATTGGCCTGCTCCCGACGCACCAACGGTGACTTTTTCAAGGCAACCCGGTGCCTAAGGGTTGCTGGATTCTATCTGCTGTATGTGATATATAATAAGCAGCCCACGCACCAGTTCGTGAAGATCGAGGTGGCCCAAAGGACATGGCAGGAGTTAACCGACTATGTCCTGCTGTTGCGGCAGGAAAGCCCAGACAAATTAGATACCCAGCAGGTGGCATACATGTTTTGGCGTTTGGTCAATGAGCAAGCATTCCGATTTACAGCCCTAGACTATAGTCTGGGATTGGACGATCTGGTGGATTATAAACGACTTGAAAGTAAAATGGGTGCCAAGCAGCAAAAAAAGAATGATGTGCTCCTGAAGCAGCAGCGGCCCAATAGCGTCAGCCTTATCTACGAGCTGGAGGGCTTTCGGACACTTCATCTGGCCACTGAGCCATTCTGTGACTTGGAGACTGCCTATAATGAGAGGAAGAAACGTCTGGCGGGGCAAGAACTAGCCCTGCCACCTACTAAAATCTTCGGTCAGCTGCGCGAAGTCTTTGGTGATATACAGAAGCTTTTGGGAGAAGAAAGCGACAAGGAACAGAAAGAACTAGACGAGCAGCCCATGAGCTCCAAAAACCAACTGGAGGTGCGTCAACAGGTTAGATACAAAGCCTTGTACGGAAAGGAACAGAGCGAAGAATCCCGACAGGATGAAGGAGAGGTGGAGTTGGAAGCACCAGAAGCTTACCAACGACGCATGTCGTCAGCCACAGTTTTCCAGCACCCGTTGCCGGAGGAAGTGGAACGGGAGTATATGATCAATGACTCGACCGAAGACTGCGAAGAAAATGAAGCAGAAGAGGACTTGAGTATTATAGAAAACAATGAACAAAATGAAGCTGAGAAACTTCTGCGTATGTTGGAGGAAGAGGACTTTATTATTGAGTCTGAAAGCGAAAACTAA